Proteins from one Phycisphaerae bacterium genomic window:
- a CDS encoding Rrf2 family transcriptional regulator, with protein sequence MTEPTKIDFRHRRAKKIGDVVDLVEILFPGNRNQQHAAARILLALKAAGGPVSTLQELQERHGVSRRTLDRTRAKLARLGLIERVTWMNSRYGGQEGWKLSSRMSTGLRSLADRIEHWRRETSPGHRRKEELIAGLLAR encoded by the coding sequence ATGACCGAGCCTACGAAGATCGACTTCCGGCATCGAAGGGCAAAGAAGATCGGCGACGTGGTCGACCTGGTCGAGATCCTATTCCCCGGGAATCGCAATCAGCAGCATGCGGCGGCAAGGATTCTGCTGGCCCTGAAGGCTGCCGGCGGGCCTGTCTCCACGCTTCAGGAACTCCAAGAGCGGCACGGCGTCTCCCGCCGCACACTGGATCGTACACGAGCGAAGCTTGCCCGGTTGGGTCTGATCGAGCGGGTTACGTGGATGAACAGCCGCTACGGAGGGCAGGAAGGCTGGAAACTCTCGAGCCGCATGAGCACGGGCCTGCGTTCGCTCGCGGACCGGATCGAACACTGGCGTCGTGAAACCTCGCCCGGACACCGCCGCAAGGAAGAGCTCATTGCGGGTTTGCTGGCTCGTTGA